In Sphaeramia orbicularis chromosome 15, fSphaOr1.1, whole genome shotgun sequence, a single genomic region encodes these proteins:
- the LOC115434643 gene encoding interferon-induced, double-stranded RNA-activated protein kinase-like isoform X2 — protein MMDTVNYMAKLNEFAQKKRVELRFEDVGSAGPDHSKTFTVRAVLNGKVYPDGVGKNKKEARQNAAKLALECFTEEPTEPTEPSVDPSPPLVQTNFVCWLNELGQKRRVSIRPVESIRMGPVNATQCCSFVVGDKEYPTATGKTKKEAKEEAAKLVYQEICGNKTTETSDGDGSDGVESNQHKDETRQTFPDVCEKTQSSSATTEDEGFTDTNYVGIVNHYCQKTKRTPDYVLEKKLGPAHTPRFFYKLVINNKDYPVAEGKNIKEAKQKAAALAWAELQEQSDWDSKVSLHSGVSDDHDASARVSTPPPPSNNKDGKNPPSSDSVVFSDSLNFKNQAQSPDVKPRIRIAANFGNVCKSKEDVMPNLSEKKDRPEKPSSPSASSRFVIDYDCIECLGKGAFGQVFKARHKLANMDCAVKIVRCKEKSLREVGALSKLRHQNIVCYYHCWMEDTQYQWDVSGDSGSTSQSTGSPSVKFLYIQMELCDSKTLRVWIDERNTQNVKKALRDSRRRDEGLGVAGQMVSGVEYVHAHKLIHRDLKPANIMFGRDGEVKIGDFGLVTVENDDDAENLIERTVYKGTPSYMAPEQKNKKTTYDRKVDIFALGLIFFELLWNMQTGHERQAVSLRSSSTVALFCICYLSAVLLLFHFQLWDDARDQKLPQKFLQNFPHESRIIKSMLSAKPQDRPEASKLKTDLEEFSSSLTSTKNTHSV, from the exons ATGATGGATACGGTTAATTATATGGCGAAATTAAATGAGTTTGCGCAGAAGAAGCGCGTGGAGCTGCGCTTTGAGGACGTGGGATCCGCGGGACCTGATCACAGTAAGAC GTTTACCGTCAGAGCCGTCCTCAACGGTAAAGTGTATCCTGACGGCGTTGGAAAGAACAAGAAGGAAGCCCGACAGAACGCAGCCAAACTGGCCCTGGAATGTTTTACAGAGGAACCGACGGAACCT ACTGAACCTTCGGTGGATCCTTCGCCCCCCCTGGTCCAGACCAACTTCGTGTGCTGGCTCAACGAGTTGGGTCAGAAGCGGCGGGTGTCGATCCGGCCGGTGGAGTCGATCAGGATGGGCCCGGTCAACGCCACGCA ATGCTGCAGCTTCGTGGTCGGAGATAAAGAATATCCAACCGCCACCGGGAAAACCAAGAAGGAAGCCAAGGAGGAGGCGGCCAAGCTGGTGTACCAGGAGATCTGTGGAAATAAAACCACCGAG ACCTCCGATGGAGATGGAAGTGATGGTGTCGAATCAAATCAACACAAGGACGAAACCAGGCAGACGTTTCCAGATGTTTG TGAAAAGACTCAGAGCTCGAGCGCAACGACTGAAGACGAAGGTTTTACAGACACTAATTACGTCGGAATCGTTAACCACTACTGTCAGAAAACCAAACGCACCCCCGACTACGTCCTGGAGAAGAAGCTGGGACCAGCTCACACTCCACG ATTCTTCTACAAGTTGGTGATCAATAATAAGGATTATCCGGTGGCTGAGGGGAAGAACATCAAAGAGGCCAAGCAGAAGGCGGCCGCGCTGGCGTGGGCGGAGCTCCAGGAGCAGTCCGACTGGGACAGTAAG GTATCCCTCCACTCAggtgtatctgatgaccatgacgcGTCGGCCAGAGTGTCCACGCCTCCGCCACC GTCAAATAATAAAGATGGTAAAAACCCACCCAGCAGTGACTCAGTGGTCTTTAGTGATTCTCTGAACTTCAAAAACCAG gctCAAAGTCCAGATGTGAAACCGAGAATCAG AATCGCAGCTAATTTCGGAAACGTCTGCAAAAGTAAAGAG GATGTGATGCCCAATTTAAGTGAGAAGAAAGACAGACCAGAGAAACCGTCCAGTCCTTCGGCCTCCTCCAG GTTTGTGATTGACTACGACTGCATCGAGTGTCTGGGTAAAGGAGCCTTCGGTCAAGTTTTCAAGGCCAGACACAAACTGGCGAACATGGATTGCGCCGTCAAGATCGTCCGCTGCAAAGA gaAGTCTCTGCGTGAGGTGGGGGCTCTGTCCAAACTGCGCCACCAGAACATCGTCTGTTATTACCACTGCTGGATGGAGGACACCCAGTACCAGTGGGACGTGTCAGGAGACAGCGGCAGCACGTCCCA ATCTACAGGCTCTCCGTCGGTGAAGTTCCTCTACATTCAGATGGAACTGTGCGACAGCAAAACCCTCCGAGTGTGGATCGATGAGAGGAACACCCAGAACGTGAAGAAAGCTCTGCGGGACTCCAGGAGGAGGGACGAGGGTCTGGGGGTGGCCGGGCAGATGGTCAGCGGGGTCGAGTACGTCCACGCCCACAAGCTGATCCACCGAGACCTGAAG CCCGCTAACATCATGTTTGGTCGTGACGGGGAAGTGAAGATCGGCGACTTCGGTTTGGTCACTGTGGAGAACGACGACGACGCTGAGAACCTGATAGAGAGAACGGTTTACAAAGGAACGCCGTCGTACATGGCGCCCGAACAA AAAAACAAGAAGACCACGTACGACAGGAAAGTGGACATATTTGCGTTGGGGCTGATTTTCTTCGAGCTGCTTTGGAACATGCAAACGGGCCACGAACGCCAGGCGGTGAGTTTAAGGTCCAGTTCAACAGTGGCTCTGTTCTGCATCTGTTACCTTTCAGCTGTTCTTCTCCTGTTTCATTTCCAGCTGTGGGACGACGCTAGAGACCAGAAACTCcctcaaaaatttttgcaaaaTTTCCCACATGAG
- the LOC115434643 gene encoding interferon-induced, double-stranded RNA-activated protein kinase-like isoform X1, with product MMDTVNYMAKLNEFAQKKRVELRFEDVGSAGPDHSKTFTVRAVLNGKVYPDGVGKNKKEARQNAAKLALECFTEEPTEPTEPSVDPSPPLVQTNFVCWLNELGQKRRVSIRPVESIRMGPVNATQCCSFVVGDKEYPTATGKTKKEAKEEAAKLVYQEICGNKTTETSDGDGSDGVESNQHKDETRQTFPDVCEKTQSSSATTEDEGFTDTNYVGIVNHYCQKTKRTPDYVLEKKLGPAHTPRFFYKLVINNKDYPVAEGKNIKEAKQKAAALAWAELQEQSDWDSKVSLHSGVSDDHDASARVSTPPPPPPSNNKDGKNPPSSDSVVFSDSLNFKNQAQSPDVKPRIRIAANFGNVCKSKEDVMPNLSEKKDRPEKPSSPSASSRFVIDYDCIECLGKGAFGQVFKARHKLANMDCAVKIVRCKEKSLREVGALSKLRHQNIVCYYHCWMEDTQYQWDVSGDSGSTSQSTGSPSVKFLYIQMELCDSKTLRVWIDERNTQNVKKALRDSRRRDEGLGVAGQMVSGVEYVHAHKLIHRDLKPANIMFGRDGEVKIGDFGLVTVENDDDAENLIERTVYKGTPSYMAPEQKNKKTTYDRKVDIFALGLIFFELLWNMQTGHERQAVSLRSSSTVALFCICYLSAVLLLFHFQLWDDARDQKLPQKFLQNFPHESRIIKSMLSAKPQDRPEASKLKTDLEEFSSSLTSTKNTHSV from the exons ATGATGGATACGGTTAATTATATGGCGAAATTAAATGAGTTTGCGCAGAAGAAGCGCGTGGAGCTGCGCTTTGAGGACGTGGGATCCGCGGGACCTGATCACAGTAAGAC GTTTACCGTCAGAGCCGTCCTCAACGGTAAAGTGTATCCTGACGGCGTTGGAAAGAACAAGAAGGAAGCCCGACAGAACGCAGCCAAACTGGCCCTGGAATGTTTTACAGAGGAACCGACGGAACCT ACTGAACCTTCGGTGGATCCTTCGCCCCCCCTGGTCCAGACCAACTTCGTGTGCTGGCTCAACGAGTTGGGTCAGAAGCGGCGGGTGTCGATCCGGCCGGTGGAGTCGATCAGGATGGGCCCGGTCAACGCCACGCA ATGCTGCAGCTTCGTGGTCGGAGATAAAGAATATCCAACCGCCACCGGGAAAACCAAGAAGGAAGCCAAGGAGGAGGCGGCCAAGCTGGTGTACCAGGAGATCTGTGGAAATAAAACCACCGAG ACCTCCGATGGAGATGGAAGTGATGGTGTCGAATCAAATCAACACAAGGACGAAACCAGGCAGACGTTTCCAGATGTTTG TGAAAAGACTCAGAGCTCGAGCGCAACGACTGAAGACGAAGGTTTTACAGACACTAATTACGTCGGAATCGTTAACCACTACTGTCAGAAAACCAAACGCACCCCCGACTACGTCCTGGAGAAGAAGCTGGGACCAGCTCACACTCCACG ATTCTTCTACAAGTTGGTGATCAATAATAAGGATTATCCGGTGGCTGAGGGGAAGAACATCAAAGAGGCCAAGCAGAAGGCGGCCGCGCTGGCGTGGGCGGAGCTCCAGGAGCAGTCCGACTGGGACAGTAAG GTATCCCTCCACTCAggtgtatctgatgaccatgacgcGTCGGCCAGAGTGTCCACGCCTCCGCCACCGCCGCC GTCAAATAATAAAGATGGTAAAAACCCACCCAGCAGTGACTCAGTGGTCTTTAGTGATTCTCTGAACTTCAAAAACCAG gctCAAAGTCCAGATGTGAAACCGAGAATCAG AATCGCAGCTAATTTCGGAAACGTCTGCAAAAGTAAAGAG GATGTGATGCCCAATTTAAGTGAGAAGAAAGACAGACCAGAGAAACCGTCCAGTCCTTCGGCCTCCTCCAG GTTTGTGATTGACTACGACTGCATCGAGTGTCTGGGTAAAGGAGCCTTCGGTCAAGTTTTCAAGGCCAGACACAAACTGGCGAACATGGATTGCGCCGTCAAGATCGTCCGCTGCAAAGA gaAGTCTCTGCGTGAGGTGGGGGCTCTGTCCAAACTGCGCCACCAGAACATCGTCTGTTATTACCACTGCTGGATGGAGGACACCCAGTACCAGTGGGACGTGTCAGGAGACAGCGGCAGCACGTCCCA ATCTACAGGCTCTCCGTCGGTGAAGTTCCTCTACATTCAGATGGAACTGTGCGACAGCAAAACCCTCCGAGTGTGGATCGATGAGAGGAACACCCAGAACGTGAAGAAAGCTCTGCGGGACTCCAGGAGGAGGGACGAGGGTCTGGGGGTGGCCGGGCAGATGGTCAGCGGGGTCGAGTACGTCCACGCCCACAAGCTGATCCACCGAGACCTGAAG CCCGCTAACATCATGTTTGGTCGTGACGGGGAAGTGAAGATCGGCGACTTCGGTTTGGTCACTGTGGAGAACGACGACGACGCTGAGAACCTGATAGAGAGAACGGTTTACAAAGGAACGCCGTCGTACATGGCGCCCGAACAA AAAAACAAGAAGACCACGTACGACAGGAAAGTGGACATATTTGCGTTGGGGCTGATTTTCTTCGAGCTGCTTTGGAACATGCAAACGGGCCACGAACGCCAGGCGGTGAGTTTAAGGTCCAGTTCAACAGTGGCTCTGTTCTGCATCTGTTACCTTTCAGCTGTTCTTCTCCTGTTTCATTTCCAGCTGTGGGACGACGCTAGAGACCAGAAACTCcctcaaaaatttttgcaaaaTTTCCCACATGAG
- the LOC115434643 gene encoding interferon-induced, double-stranded RNA-activated protein kinase-like isoform X3, with translation MMDTVNYMAKLNEFAQKKRVELRFEDVGSAGPDHSKTFTVRAVLNGKVYPDGVGKNKKEARQNAAKLALECFTEEPTEPTEPSVDPSPPLVQTNFVCWLNELGQKRRVSIRPVESIRMGPVNATQCCSFVVGDKEYPTATGKTKKEAKEEAAKLVYQEICGNKTTETSDGDGSDGVESNQHKDETRQTFPDVCEKTQSSSATTEDEGFTDTNYVGIVNHYCQKTKRTPDYVLEKKLGPAHTPRFFYKLVINNKDYPVAEGKNIKEAKQKAAALAWAELQEQSDWDSKVSLHSGVSDDHDASARVSTPPPPPPSNNKDGKNPPSSDSVVFSDSLNFKNQAQSPDVKPRIRIAANFGNVCKSKEDVMPNLSEKKDRPEKPSSPSASSRFVIDYDCIECLGKGAFGQVFKARHKLANMDCAVKIVRCKEKSLREVGALSKLRHQNIVCYYHCWMEDTQYQWDVSGDSGSTSQSTGSPSVKFLYIQMELCDSKTLRVWIDERNTQNVKKALRDSRRRDEGLGVAGQMVSGVEYVHAHKLIHRDLKPANIMFGRDGEVKIGDFGLVTVENDDDAENLIERTVYKGTPSYMAPEQKNKKTTYDRKVDIFALGLIFFELLWNMQTGHERQALWDDARDQKLPQKFLQNFPHESRIIKSMLSAKPQDRPEASKLKTDLEEFSSSLTSTKNTHSV, from the exons ATGATGGATACGGTTAATTATATGGCGAAATTAAATGAGTTTGCGCAGAAGAAGCGCGTGGAGCTGCGCTTTGAGGACGTGGGATCCGCGGGACCTGATCACAGTAAGAC GTTTACCGTCAGAGCCGTCCTCAACGGTAAAGTGTATCCTGACGGCGTTGGAAAGAACAAGAAGGAAGCCCGACAGAACGCAGCCAAACTGGCCCTGGAATGTTTTACAGAGGAACCGACGGAACCT ACTGAACCTTCGGTGGATCCTTCGCCCCCCCTGGTCCAGACCAACTTCGTGTGCTGGCTCAACGAGTTGGGTCAGAAGCGGCGGGTGTCGATCCGGCCGGTGGAGTCGATCAGGATGGGCCCGGTCAACGCCACGCA ATGCTGCAGCTTCGTGGTCGGAGATAAAGAATATCCAACCGCCACCGGGAAAACCAAGAAGGAAGCCAAGGAGGAGGCGGCCAAGCTGGTGTACCAGGAGATCTGTGGAAATAAAACCACCGAG ACCTCCGATGGAGATGGAAGTGATGGTGTCGAATCAAATCAACACAAGGACGAAACCAGGCAGACGTTTCCAGATGTTTG TGAAAAGACTCAGAGCTCGAGCGCAACGACTGAAGACGAAGGTTTTACAGACACTAATTACGTCGGAATCGTTAACCACTACTGTCAGAAAACCAAACGCACCCCCGACTACGTCCTGGAGAAGAAGCTGGGACCAGCTCACACTCCACG ATTCTTCTACAAGTTGGTGATCAATAATAAGGATTATCCGGTGGCTGAGGGGAAGAACATCAAAGAGGCCAAGCAGAAGGCGGCCGCGCTGGCGTGGGCGGAGCTCCAGGAGCAGTCCGACTGGGACAGTAAG GTATCCCTCCACTCAggtgtatctgatgaccatgacgcGTCGGCCAGAGTGTCCACGCCTCCGCCACCGCCGCC GTCAAATAATAAAGATGGTAAAAACCCACCCAGCAGTGACTCAGTGGTCTTTAGTGATTCTCTGAACTTCAAAAACCAG gctCAAAGTCCAGATGTGAAACCGAGAATCAG AATCGCAGCTAATTTCGGAAACGTCTGCAAAAGTAAAGAG GATGTGATGCCCAATTTAAGTGAGAAGAAAGACAGACCAGAGAAACCGTCCAGTCCTTCGGCCTCCTCCAG GTTTGTGATTGACTACGACTGCATCGAGTGTCTGGGTAAAGGAGCCTTCGGTCAAGTTTTCAAGGCCAGACACAAACTGGCGAACATGGATTGCGCCGTCAAGATCGTCCGCTGCAAAGA gaAGTCTCTGCGTGAGGTGGGGGCTCTGTCCAAACTGCGCCACCAGAACATCGTCTGTTATTACCACTGCTGGATGGAGGACACCCAGTACCAGTGGGACGTGTCAGGAGACAGCGGCAGCACGTCCCA ATCTACAGGCTCTCCGTCGGTGAAGTTCCTCTACATTCAGATGGAACTGTGCGACAGCAAAACCCTCCGAGTGTGGATCGATGAGAGGAACACCCAGAACGTGAAGAAAGCTCTGCGGGACTCCAGGAGGAGGGACGAGGGTCTGGGGGTGGCCGGGCAGATGGTCAGCGGGGTCGAGTACGTCCACGCCCACAAGCTGATCCACCGAGACCTGAAG CCCGCTAACATCATGTTTGGTCGTGACGGGGAAGTGAAGATCGGCGACTTCGGTTTGGTCACTGTGGAGAACGACGACGACGCTGAGAACCTGATAGAGAGAACGGTTTACAAAGGAACGCCGTCGTACATGGCGCCCGAACAA AAAAACAAGAAGACCACGTACGACAGGAAAGTGGACATATTTGCGTTGGGGCTGATTTTCTTCGAGCTGCTTTGGAACATGCAAACGGGCCACGAACGCCAGGCG CTGTGGGACGACGCTAGAGACCAGAAACTCcctcaaaaatttttgcaaaaTTTCCCACATGAG
- the LOC115434643 gene encoding interferon-induced, double-stranded RNA-activated protein kinase-like isoform X4: MMDTVNYMAKLNEFAQKKRVELRFEDVGSAGPDHSKTFTVRAVLNGKVYPDGVGKNKKEARQNAAKLALECFTEEPTEPTEPSVDPSPPLVQTNFVCWLNELGQKRRVSIRPVESIRMGPVNATQCCSFVVGDKEYPTATGKTKKEAKEEAAKLVYQEICGNKTTETSDGDGSDGVESNQHKDETRQTFPDVCEKTQSSSATTEDEGFTDTNYVGIVNHYCQKTKRTPDYVLEKKLGPAHTPRFFYKLVINNKDYPVAEGKNIKEAKQKAAALAWAELQEQSDWDSKVSLHSGVSDDHDASARVSTPPPPPPSNNKDGKNPPSSDSVVFSDSLNFKNQAQSPDVKPRIRIAANFGNVCKSKEDVMPNLSEKKDRPEKPSSPSASSRFVIDYDCIECLGKGAFGQVFKARHKLANMDCAVKIVRCKEKSLREVGALSKLRHQNIVCYYHCWMEDTQYQWDVSGDSGSTSQSTGSPSVKFLYIQMELCDSKTLRVWIDERNTQNVKKALRDSRRRDEGLGVAGQMVSGVEYVHAHKLIHRDLKPANIMFGRDGEVKIGDFGLVTVENDDDAENLIERTVYKGTPSYMAPEQRKTRRPRTTGKWTYLRWG; this comes from the exons ATGATGGATACGGTTAATTATATGGCGAAATTAAATGAGTTTGCGCAGAAGAAGCGCGTGGAGCTGCGCTTTGAGGACGTGGGATCCGCGGGACCTGATCACAGTAAGAC GTTTACCGTCAGAGCCGTCCTCAACGGTAAAGTGTATCCTGACGGCGTTGGAAAGAACAAGAAGGAAGCCCGACAGAACGCAGCCAAACTGGCCCTGGAATGTTTTACAGAGGAACCGACGGAACCT ACTGAACCTTCGGTGGATCCTTCGCCCCCCCTGGTCCAGACCAACTTCGTGTGCTGGCTCAACGAGTTGGGTCAGAAGCGGCGGGTGTCGATCCGGCCGGTGGAGTCGATCAGGATGGGCCCGGTCAACGCCACGCA ATGCTGCAGCTTCGTGGTCGGAGATAAAGAATATCCAACCGCCACCGGGAAAACCAAGAAGGAAGCCAAGGAGGAGGCGGCCAAGCTGGTGTACCAGGAGATCTGTGGAAATAAAACCACCGAG ACCTCCGATGGAGATGGAAGTGATGGTGTCGAATCAAATCAACACAAGGACGAAACCAGGCAGACGTTTCCAGATGTTTG TGAAAAGACTCAGAGCTCGAGCGCAACGACTGAAGACGAAGGTTTTACAGACACTAATTACGTCGGAATCGTTAACCACTACTGTCAGAAAACCAAACGCACCCCCGACTACGTCCTGGAGAAGAAGCTGGGACCAGCTCACACTCCACG ATTCTTCTACAAGTTGGTGATCAATAATAAGGATTATCCGGTGGCTGAGGGGAAGAACATCAAAGAGGCCAAGCAGAAGGCGGCCGCGCTGGCGTGGGCGGAGCTCCAGGAGCAGTCCGACTGGGACAGTAAG GTATCCCTCCACTCAggtgtatctgatgaccatgacgcGTCGGCCAGAGTGTCCACGCCTCCGCCACCGCCGCC GTCAAATAATAAAGATGGTAAAAACCCACCCAGCAGTGACTCAGTGGTCTTTAGTGATTCTCTGAACTTCAAAAACCAG gctCAAAGTCCAGATGTGAAACCGAGAATCAG AATCGCAGCTAATTTCGGAAACGTCTGCAAAAGTAAAGAG GATGTGATGCCCAATTTAAGTGAGAAGAAAGACAGACCAGAGAAACCGTCCAGTCCTTCGGCCTCCTCCAG GTTTGTGATTGACTACGACTGCATCGAGTGTCTGGGTAAAGGAGCCTTCGGTCAAGTTTTCAAGGCCAGACACAAACTGGCGAACATGGATTGCGCCGTCAAGATCGTCCGCTGCAAAGA gaAGTCTCTGCGTGAGGTGGGGGCTCTGTCCAAACTGCGCCACCAGAACATCGTCTGTTATTACCACTGCTGGATGGAGGACACCCAGTACCAGTGGGACGTGTCAGGAGACAGCGGCAGCACGTCCCA ATCTACAGGCTCTCCGTCGGTGAAGTTCCTCTACATTCAGATGGAACTGTGCGACAGCAAAACCCTCCGAGTGTGGATCGATGAGAGGAACACCCAGAACGTGAAGAAAGCTCTGCGGGACTCCAGGAGGAGGGACGAGGGTCTGGGGGTGGCCGGGCAGATGGTCAGCGGGGTCGAGTACGTCCACGCCCACAAGCTGATCCACCGAGACCTGAAG CCCGCTAACATCATGTTTGGTCGTGACGGGGAAGTGAAGATCGGCGACTTCGGTTTGGTCACTGTGGAGAACGACGACGACGCTGAGAACCTGATAGAGAGAACGGTTTACAAAGGAACGCCGTCGTACATGGCGCCCGAACAA AGAAAAACAAGAAGACCACGTACGACAGGAAAGTGGACATATTTGCGTTGGGGCTGA
- the gpatch11 gene encoding G patch domain-containing protein 11 gives MSDEEEDYMSDAFLSKIQDVKPGVSMVRRVKEAMRKEELQKEKNLKNRQKSYKEQEKESREVALQNSISNENKGFALLQKMGYKAGQGLGKQGAGRVDPIPLNIKTDRGGIGMEEQRKRKADEELENYRQKVRAKQQNETKTLEDFRSRVRTEREERKIEADLRRSQRSCEQLDSQKGITTPREDWYWPKGGAEEEEEKEEEEEEDEEEVELTSFDKLQILTSYLRGVHFYCLWCGTTYNDEDDLKSNCPGDTAADHE, from the exons ATGTCTGATGAGGAAGAGGACTATATGTCCGATGCGTTTCTCAGTAAAAT ACAAGATGTGAAACCCGGCGTCAGTATGGTGAGACGGGTCAAAGAGGCGATGAGGAAGGAGGAGCTGCAAAAGGAGAAGAACCTGAAGAACCGACAGAAAAGCTacaaagagcaggagaaggagAGTCGAGAAGTGGCTTTACAAAACTCCATCAGCAACGAGAACAAGGGCTTCGCACTCCTGCAGAAAATGGGTTACAAAGCAGGTCAAGGCCTCGGGAAACAAG GGGCAGGAAGAGTCGATCCAATTCCATTAAATATTAAGACTG ACAGGGGCGGCATTGGAATGGAGGAGCAGAGGAAAAGAAAAGCTGACGAGGAACTGGAGAATTACAGACAGAAGGTCCGAGCCAAGCAGCAGAACGAGACCAAAACTCTGGAGGATTTTAG ATCCAGAGTGAGGACGGAAAGAGAAGAGCGTAAGATCGAAGCAGATCTCAGAAGGAGTCAGCGGTCGTGTGAACAGCTGGACAGtcagaag GGAATCACAACCCCCAGAGAAGACTGGTACTGGCCCAAAGGAGGcgctgaagaggaggaggagaaggaggaggaggaggaggaggatgaagaggaggtggagctaaCG tcgTTTGACAAACTCCAGATTCTGACGTCATATTTAAGAGGCGTCCATTTCTACTGTTTATGGTGCGGGACGACATACAACG ATGAAGACGACCTAAAGTCAAACTGTCCCGGAGACACGGCAGCAGATCATGAATGA